In one window of Prevotella sp. E13-17 DNA:
- a CDS encoding dihydroorotate dehydrogenase, producing the protein MARLDVKIKDLCLKNPVMTASGTFGYGLEFQDFVPLDGIGGIIVKGTTLKPRQGNDYPRMAETPQGMLNCVGLQNKGVDYFAEHIYPQLKDIDTNWIVNVSGSSPEDYAECAARIAQLEKVPAIELNISCPNVHDGGMAFGVTCAGAESVVKAVRERYHKTLIVKLSPNVTDITEIARAVEAAGADSVSLINTLMGTAIDIEKRRRVLSIGTGGLSGPCVKPVALRMVYQVARAVKIPVIGLGGISSATDALEFLMAGATAIEIGTANFLDPAVTIKVRDGINEWLDRHGVDSVQEIIGCVE; encoded by the coding sequence TATGGATTGGAGTTTCAAGACTTCGTGCCACTGGACGGCATTGGTGGTATCATTGTGAAGGGCACCACCTTGAAGCCTCGTCAGGGCAATGACTACCCCCGTATGGCCGAGACACCACAGGGCATGCTGAACTGTGTGGGCTTGCAGAATAAAGGCGTTGATTATTTTGCTGAGCACATCTATCCTCAGCTAAAGGACATAGATACGAATTGGATTGTGAACGTCAGTGGTTCTTCGCCCGAAGACTATGCCGAATGTGCGGCTCGTATCGCCCAACTTGAGAAAGTGCCTGCCATCGAGCTGAATATCTCGTGTCCTAACGTGCACGATGGCGGTATGGCCTTTGGCGTGACGTGTGCTGGTGCAGAGAGTGTGGTAAAGGCTGTTCGCGAACGCTATCATAAGACGCTCATTGTCAAGTTGTCGCCCAACGTGACAGACATTACCGAGATTGCCCGTGCTGTAGAGGCTGCTGGTGCCGATTCGGTATCGCTGATCAACACGCTGATGGGTACGGCCATCGACATCGAAAAGCGCCGTCGTGTGCTGAGTATCGGTACGGGTGGCTTGAGTGGTCCTTGCGTTAAGCCCGTAGCATTACGCATGGTTTATCAGGTGGCACGTGCCGTCAAGATTCCCGTCATCGGACTGGGTGGCATATCATCGGCTACCGATGCACTTGAGTTCCTGATGGCGGGTGCTACAGCCATAGAGATTGGTACTGCCAACTTCCTTGATCCTGCCGTGACCATTAAGGTGCGCGATGGCATCAATGAGTGGCTTGATCGTCACGGCGTAGATTCTGTACAGGAGATTATAGGCT